The Saccharopolyspora gregorii genomic interval GTGTTCGGGCGGTGGCAGGTCGATCCGCAGCGTGAGGCAGAACGTCCCGGTGTCTCCCTCGGTGCGCAGGCCCAGCAGCACCAGGGAATCGGTGGGCGTGAACCCGAGCAGGTGGGGAACGGCGGCGAGGATCTCGCCCGCGTCGCCGAGGTGGATGCGTGCGTTCAGCGGAGTGGTCATACCCAGAACATCGGGAGACCCGGCGCGGCCGCCGCAGGGTGGATTTCAGATCTGTGGACGAACCGGCGCCCTGTGGAAGAACTCCCCGGCAGAGCGGGAGAAACTCACCTCCGGGTGACAGCGAATACGGTGGACTTCTTCACCCCGTTGATCATCACGCTCAGTTCCGCCCGCCCCGGACGCAGCCCGGTGAGCACCCCGGTGCCCGGATCGAACGCGGCCACCGCACCCGGCCCCGCCTCCGCGGCAGGTCCGATGTGGACGGACCGGCCCGACCAGTCCGCGCTCACCGGGTACCGGACGGGCACCACCCGGTCCTCCTGCAGCAGCGTGGCCGCCACCGGCGCCGCACCACCCGCCACCACCGGCGGCACCGGCAGCTCGATCCGGTCGACGCGCGGCCTGGTCTCCCAGCGCACCGGGCCGCGCCGGTCGCCGGGATCGATCCGCAGCAAGCTCCACCCGGTGAAACCACCCGCGTCCGGGGCCGTGGCGGGCCGCTTGCCCGCATTGCCGTTCACCTGCCGCGGCACCCCGTCCACGGTGGAGGAGTGGAAGGTGCCGGCATGTCCGGCCACCAGCACGGCGGGCTTCCCCGAATCCCGCCGGAAATCGGCCAGCCACCGGCCGAGCAGCTCCGCCTCCTTCGGATCCTCCAGCTGGGAGGCGTCCGTCGGGCCCGGATCGCGCGGCGGGTGGTGCAGGAACACCGCCACCGAACGCACCGCCGGATCCCGCGCAGCCTCGTCCAACGCCGACCGCAGCATCCGCACCTGGCCAAACCCGCCGCCCAGCAACGAGCCCGCCGACGAATCCAGCAACACCGCCCGAGTCCCGGCCACGTCCGCCACCTGGTGGGTGGCCCCGAACTCGGCGGCGAACTCGCGCAGGTCCCCCGGCCCCGAGGCCTCGTGGTTCCCCGGCACGTAGTACCAGGGAACCCGATCCCCCACCTCCGACTCGATCACCCGGCGGGCCAGGTCGAAATCGGCCGCGGTCCCCCGATCCACCAGATCACCGTTGATCACCAGCGCATCCGGCCGCGCCGCCACCGCCTCGCGCAACGAACGCCGCGCGGCCGCCACCAGCGGACCGTCCGGCTCGTCGGCGGTGAACTGGGCGTCGCTGACCACCGCGATCCGGGACGCGCCCGGCACAGGCGGCAACGTCCCGTCCCGCACCACCGACGGGTCCTGCGGTTCCGCGTCGACCGGCACCTGCACCTCCGGAGCGACCAGCGCGGTCAACTCGTCGAACACCAACCGCCCCGAGTACTGCCGCGCACCGTCCGGCTCGACCGCGTAGATCCGCTGCAACCGGAGCGATCCGGACACCCCGGCGGGCAGCGGTGCCTCGACGTAGCGCCACCCCGTCCAGTCCACGTTGCGCGCCCAATCCACCGTCGTGACCACCCCAGCGGAATCGACGACGGAACCGCGCAGCCACGCGCCGCGGCCATCGCCGTTCACCCACATCCCGAGCCGCTGCGTTCCCGGTCGCAACGGGAGCTGCTCGGTGGCGTTCACGTACGCGGCTCGGGTCGTCGTGGCGCCCGTCAACGCGTAGTCCAAGGCCAGACCGGGAGTGCCCGCGTGCCCCGGTGCCTCGTGCAGCGACGCCGCCACCTGCTGCGGGAACACCGACACCTCCCACCCCCCGGGACCGTCCAGCGGCGCCAGCGGCTCCGGTCGAGAACCGGTGGTGACGCCGAGGTGCGCGGTCAGGTCACCGACGCGGACGGTCACCACCGAAGTCGCCGAGTCCGACAGCGCCGTCACCGCGAACCCGGCACCGTCCGGTTCGATCCGCACCGCGTCGCGGTCGTAGTCCAACCGCACGTCCACCGGTTCCACCCAGGTCCGGAAGCCCTCGGCGTCCTGGCCCAGCACCTGGAAACGCCCCCGCGCGCCCGCGTCCGGCAGCTCCACCCGCCGCACATCGGTGCTGATCGACGCCGGCGGGCCCAAGACGGTCAGCTCCGCCGAACCGCGTGCGCCGGGAGCGCTCGCCGTCACCGTGGCCGTGCCCGGGTGCCCCGCGCGCAGCACTCCCCCGTCCACCCGGCCGGCCGCGGCCGGCGACACCGACCACTCGGGGTCCGCGGCTACCGGTGCCCCGGTCTCGTCGTGGCCGTGCGCCGCCACCGCCCTGGACAGCCCGGACAACACCCGTTCCTCATCGGGCTCGACCCGGAACCCGCGCAACCGGCCGCTGCCCGCGGCGGTCGCGAACCCGATGCCGTTCGGCACCGGGCGCAGCTCCCCGTCCGACGGCGCGTTGCGCACGTCCGCCTCGTCCGCGCCGCGCTCGCGCGCCAGCAGCGTCGACGAACCACCGCCGTCCAAGTTGATCGCGTCCGACGCCCCCAGCGCCCGCAGCCGTTCGGCCAGTTCCCGCTCCGTCGCACCGCGGCTGTCGGCCTGCCTACCATCGATGGTGACCAGCCACATCCGGGTTCCGTCAGCGGAGAAACCCGCCGCGGTGCGGGGGTGCAGGGCGGTGTCGTCGACGGGCTGCACCTCCCCGTTCCGCAGCAGCACCTCGTTGCCGCCGATCGCCACGTCCACCGGGCCGTCCGTCCGCGGCCGGTACCGCACGGAGACCCGATCGCCCGGCCGCAGCGAGCCGAGCGCGGCGGCTCCGGCGCCGGTGCCGAGCAGCCGCACCGCACCCGGCGGCACCGGCCCCTCCGCCGGGGCGGGTCGCACCTGGGCCACCACGTCGCCCGCGAGCTCCACCTCCAGCACCGGCGCCGAACCGTCCACTGCGGACTTCCGGGACGCCGCGCCCCAGTACGGCGTGTAGAGACCGATGCCGCCGGTGGCGACGCGCGGGGAGTTCAGATCGGTGATCGGCACTGTCCCGCCGTCCGGGCGGGTCAGCTCGGCGGCCAGGAACACCTGCATCAGGCGCCCCGCCGAGCCGCCGACCGCGGCGACGTCGTTGTGCCCGCCGGACGGCGCGGAGAGCAGCTCACCACCCGACATCGCGGCACCGAGCGGAGCTCCGGACGCGTCGATGTCGAAGAAGTCCCCGTTCACCCCGGCGACCGCGCCGCCGAGCTGCTCGGTCAGCGGAGCGCGCGCCGATGCCGAACCAGGGCTCAAGTACTCCGGTCGCAACCCGGACCCGGCCAGGTCCGCGGCGAGCACGTCACCGCGCACCCAGCCCTCCGGCTCGTACCGGTCGAACTCGGTCAACGTGAGCCCCGGGGCCACCTCGGACGTCTCCCGCGACGTGTCGAAACCGTCCGGGCCCGCCGCCCTCGCCGTGGCGGAGCGGACGCTGACCGGGCCGCGTTCGGTCGTGGACGCGCCGGGAAGGTCCTCCACCGGTGGTGGACCCAGCAGCGGCGCACCGCTCGCGGCAGGTGCGGTCAACGCACCCGCCAGCACCGCACCGGACAGCCCCAGCACCAGACCGCGCGACCTCATGCGCCCTCCCGATCACCCCGGAACCTCAGCGCACCAGCAGACCGCACCGGCACGACCGGGGGCGAGCGCCGAGCTGAACAGCACTCGAACAGCCCACACCGATCACCGGACCAGGTTCCGGCGACGATCCGTCCCGGGCACGTCCGCCGGTAGAGTCGGCGCACGACGATCCGGACCAGCAGGAGGATTCGGCCATGCGCAGCGTTCCGCCCGCCCTGCTCAGCTCAGCCGGGCTGATCGGCGGCTTCGCCGTCACCCGGGTGCAGCGGCACCGCTCGTGGAGCGGACTGGTCGCCGGGGCCGGCGGGCTGGCCGCGGTGGAGAGCTGTCGACGGCGCGGCGGTGCCGGTCGCGCGCTGCTGCTCGGCGGTGCCTACGCCGCCGGGCTCGCCGGGTCGCACCCGTTGGCCCGGCGCATCGGGGCCTGGCCCGCGGTCCTCACCGCGACCGCGGGAGTCGCCGCCGCGGCGCACCTGCTCTCCCGCCACGGCTGAGTCCGGAACCCAGCCGCTCGTACGCGCGAAAAGGGTGGCCCGGCATCGCGCCGGACCACCCTCCGCGTCGGTGAGGCGCCGCTACCGGCAGGTCGGCACCCCGTCACGAGGTCAGCTGCACCCCGAGGTGGAACCGCAGCCCTCGCACAGGTAGCAGGAACCGGACGGACGCATCTTCGTGCCGCAGGTCATGCACAGCGGCGCGTCCGCGGCCTTGCCC includes:
- a CDS encoding phosphodiester glycosidase family protein, translating into MRSRGLVLGLSGAVLAGALTAPAASGAPLLGPPPVEDLPGASTTERGPVSVRSATARAAGPDGFDTSRETSEVAPGLTLTEFDRYEPEGWVRGDVLAADLAGSGLRPEYLSPGSASARAPLTEQLGGAVAGVNGDFFDIDASGAPLGAAMSGGELLSAPSGGHNDVAAVGGSAGRLMQVFLAAELTRPDGGTVPITDLNSPRVATGGIGLYTPYWGAASRKSAVDGSAPVLEVELAGDVVAQVRPAPAEGPVPPGAVRLLGTGAGAAALGSLRPGDRVSVRYRPRTDGPVDVAIGGNEVLLRNGEVQPVDDTALHPRTAAGFSADGTRMWLVTIDGRQADSRGATERELAERLRALGASDAINLDGGGSSTLLARERGADEADVRNAPSDGELRPVPNGIGFATAAGSGRLRGFRVEPDEERVLSGLSRAVAAHGHDETGAPVAADPEWSVSPAAAGRVDGGVLRAGHPGTATVTASAPGARGSAELTVLGPPASISTDVRRVELPDAGARGRFQVLGQDAEGFRTWVEPVDVRLDYDRDAVRIEPDGAGFAVTALSDSATSVVTVRVGDLTAHLGVTTGSRPEPLAPLDGPGGWEVSVFPQQVAASLHEAPGHAGTPGLALDYALTGATTTRAAYVNATEQLPLRPGTQRLGMWVNGDGRGAWLRGSVVDSAGVVTTVDWARNVDWTGWRYVEAPLPAGVSGSLRLQRIYAVEPDGARQYSGRLVFDELTALVAPEVQVPVDAEPQDPSVVRDGTLPPVPGASRIAVVSDAQFTADEPDGPLVAAARRSLREAVAARPDALVINGDLVDRGTAADFDLARRVIESEVGDRVPWYYVPGNHEASGPGDLREFAAEFGATHQVADVAGTRAVLLDSSAGSLLGGGFGQVRMLRSALDEAARDPAVRSVAVFLHHPPRDPGPTDASQLEDPKEAELLGRWLADFRRDSGKPAVLVAGHAGTFHSSTVDGVPRQVNGNAGKRPATAPDAGGFTGWSLLRIDPGDRRGPVRWETRPRVDRIELPVPPVVAGGAAPVAATLLQEDRVVPVRYPVSADWSGRSVHIGPAAEAGPGAVAAFDPGTGVLTGLRPGRAELSVMINGVKKSTVFAVTRR